The window CCCTTATCAGCCTCGCCGCGCTCCTCAAGGCGTCTCTCGGCCCAGTTTCGTAGGTCATGAACGGCATGTCGGCCACCACCAAGGCCTTGGGCTTGGCTCTGGCCACCGCCTGCGTGTGTCTGACCATGTCCGCCAAGGTGACGCCCAACGTGTTGGGCAACCCCAGAACGACCATCCCGAGGGAGTCGCCCACCAAGATTCCGTCGACGCCAGCCTCGTCTACCAGCTTTGCGGTGGGGTAGTCGTACGCAGTTATCCAGACGTACGGCCCGCCGCCCTTCGTAAAGTCGGAGACGCGCCTCCTCACATAGTATTATACCCCCCAGGTTTATATCGTTCGTGTTCCGCATCGTCGGGCTCGGCGCCGTGGGGTCGCTGTTCGCCTACTTCCTCAACCGCGCCGGCTATGCGCCCGGCGTAGTACAGAGGCGTGTTTGCGACGAGTACCTCTTCTGCGCCGACGGCGCGTGCGAGAGGTTGAGGCTCGCCGCGGCTGGGGCGGAGGGGGCGAAGTACACCGTGGTTGCAGTCAAGGCATACGACTCGCTCTCGGCCGTCCCGCATCTGCGGGGGACCGCCGTCGTGGCGCAGAACGGCATTGGGGGATACGAGGCGATTAGGGAGGTATACCCCTCCAGCGTTGCCGCCGTGGTGACCTACGGCGTTTACAGGGAGGGGTGTAGGTCTGAGCTCAGAGGGCGCGGCGAGATCTACCTGCCGCGCGCCGTCTCAGACTTCGCCGATGTTCTGGAGAGGGGCGGGGCGAGGGCCGTGGTCGTCGACGACGTGGAGCCGTACCGTTGGCTGAAGCTCGCGGTGAACGCGGCCATCAACGCGATAACCGCCTTGTTGCAGGCGCCCAACGGCGTGATCGCCTCGGTGGATCACGCGCGGGATCTGGCGCGCGCCGTCGTCGCCGAAGTCGCCAGAGTTGCCGAGGCCGCCGGGGTGAGGATGCCGGCGGATCCTTTCGAGGAGGTCCTCCGCGTAGCCTCGGCCACCGCCGAGAACGTCTCCTCCACGGCACGCGATCTGGCCCGGTGCGCCAAGACGGAAGTCGACTTCAT of the Thermoproteus uzoniensis 768-20 genome contains:
- a CDS encoding ketopantoate reductase family protein, with translation MFRIVGLGAVGSLFAYFLNRAGYAPGVVQRRVCDEYLFCADGACERLRLAAAGAEGAKYTVVAVKAYDSLSAVPHLRGTAVVAQNGIGGYEAIREVYPSSVAAVVTYGVYREGCRSELRGRGEIYLPRAVSDFADVLERGGARAVVVDDVEPYRWLKLAVNAAINAITALLQAPNGVIASVDHARDLARAVVAEVARVAEAAGVRMPADPFEEVLRVASATAENVSSTARDLARCAKTEVDFINGAVVKYGERLGVYTPVNAALYSLIKAKESLCGRE